The following are encoded in a window of Lichenicola cladoniae genomic DNA:
- a CDS encoding SDR family oxidoreductase, with product MVSLEKRLDGKVCVIAGASSDIGQAVARRLELEGGIVIGIDRQNHSVGSLSITADLSVEAEVVDAFARIRRDAGRIDVLYNNAGLILPGDKSAIETSTETLDLIFAANFRTTWLCCKHGIACMLQNDPAKGSVINSSSFLVGMGAATAQMAYNAAKAAVAQLSRDLGTQFARQGIRVNALALGPIATPQLEAVFARIGEDERERRFQHMPFGRFGTLEELAGTVAYLASDDSGFVTASMFPLDGGIQGAFTVPASR from the coding sequence ATGGTTTCGCTTGAGAAACGGCTCGACGGGAAGGTCTGCGTGATTGCCGGAGCCAGCAGCGATATCGGCCAGGCCGTCGCCCGCAGGCTGGAACTGGAAGGCGGCATTGTCATCGGCATCGACCGGCAGAACCATTCGGTCGGTTCGCTCAGCATCACGGCCGACCTGAGCGTCGAGGCTGAGGTCGTGGACGCGTTCGCCCGGATCCGGCGCGATGCGGGCCGTATCGACGTGCTCTATAACAATGCGGGCCTGATCCTGCCCGGCGATAAATCCGCCATCGAGACCAGCACCGAAACGCTCGACCTGATCTTCGCCGCCAACTTCCGCACGACCTGGCTGTGCTGCAAGCACGGCATCGCGTGCATGCTCCAGAACGATCCCGCAAAAGGCTCGGTCATCAATTCGAGCTCGTTCCTGGTCGGGATGGGCGCCGCGACCGCGCAGATGGCATACAACGCCGCCAAGGCCGCGGTCGCCCAGCTCAGCCGGGATCTCGGCACCCAGTTCGCCCGGCAAGGTATCCGCGTGAACGCGCTGGCACTTGGACCGATCGCGACGCCGCAGCTCGAGGCCGTCTTTGCCCGGATCGGCGAGGATGAGCGCGAACGCCGCTTCCAGCATATGCCGTTCGGCCGGTTCGGAACGCTGGAGGAACTTGCCGGGACGGTGGCCTACCTCGCCAGCGATGATTCGGGTTTCGTCACGGCGTCCATGTTCCCGCTCGATGGCGGCATACAGGGCGCGTTTACGGTTCCCGCCAGCCGCTGA
- a CDS encoding RES family NAD+ phosphorylase, with protein MFAWRLCRRPFADLLGEGARQYGGRWNSPGRPMLYAASNAALCVLEVRVHLDLPFPLIPPDYVLMTIDLTGLGTEAVGDRPADTVSFGDRWLREGRTPVLEVPSSIVAESTNLLLNPAHPDAARARIGALRAFSFDQRLWTDA; from the coding sequence GTGTTCGCCTGGCGCCTGTGCCGCAGACCGTTCGCCGACCTGCTGGGCGAGGGCGCCCGCCAATATGGGGGGCGGTGGAACAGCCCCGGCCGTCCCATGCTGTATGCGGCATCGAACGCAGCACTCTGTGTCCTGGAAGTCCGGGTGCATCTCGATCTGCCGTTCCCGTTGATCCCGCCCGACTACGTGCTGATGACGATCGACCTCACAGGGCTCGGAACGGAAGCCGTCGGCGACAGACCGGCGGATACCGTTTCATTCGGTGATCGCTGGCTGCGCGAGGGACGAACCCCGGTTCTCGAGGTTCCGTCCAGTATCGTTGCGGAATCAACCAACCTGCTGCTGAACCCGGCCCATCCGGATGCAGCGCGGGCCCGGATCGGCGCCCTCCGCGCATTCTCGTTCGACCAGCGCCTCTGGACCGACGCCTGA
- a CDS encoding GNAT family N-acetyltransferase, whose amino-acid sequence MLTHRLATHADIPALRALMALAIDRLQIGFLDERTIAASRAIMGLDTQLITDGTYFVIEADGALAGCGGWSRRATLFGGNHAAARDDTLLDPACEPARVRAMYTHPAFVRRGVGRLVLQLAEAAARSGGFGSAELAATLAGVPLYTACGWSVIEPLRSDPIDGQCVPLVRMGKLLVSSPA is encoded by the coding sequence ATGCTGACACACCGGCTGGCGACCCACGCGGATATCCCTGCCCTGCGCGCGCTGATGGCGCTGGCGATCGACCGGCTGCAGATCGGCTTCCTGGACGAGCGCACCATCGCCGCCAGCCGCGCGATCATGGGGCTCGACACCCAGCTGATCACCGACGGAACCTACTTCGTCATCGAGGCTGACGGCGCCCTGGCCGGCTGCGGCGGCTGGAGCCGGCGGGCGACCCTTTTCGGCGGCAACCATGCGGCGGCCCGCGACGACACCCTGCTGGACCCGGCTTGCGAGCCTGCCAGGGTGCGGGCCATGTACACCCATCCCGCCTTCGTCCGGCGCGGGGTGGGCCGGCTGGTTCTGCAGCTTGCCGAGGCAGCGGCGCGGTCCGGCGGTTTCGGCAGCGCCGAACTTGCCGCCACCCTCGCCGGCGTGCCGCTCTATACCGCGTGCGGCTGGTCGGTGATCGAGCCGCTCCGGTCTGATCCGATCGACGGACAGTGCGTGCCGCTGGTGCGCATGGGCAAGCTTCTGGTCAGCTCTCCAGCTTGA
- a CDS encoding AsmA-like C-terminal region-containing protein, with product MREAGNRSPSCPSPSDLAHGGTVTPVQEHGQAGRAAAPRPHAMVRAGSSLGHGLLRLVVRPLLAVLVLGVLGVFGIALRLSSGPLDMTWAAHVFTPVELGGETNGLVPFGHSWGVLDIGRVRLDWRGFHDGRGAPVTIRLEDVTIRRPDGPIVDHVDRIRISLAAVPLLRAQLSIIEVDVSGARLNLRRDGVNGIGIGLGPVQPRHTGGNSGPMMRWNELSRVHVSDMQVAVHDLVVGQDWTVRDVEIDARPPGAVTGGSGGTSDQGGIVGQFGAILRIAGRQAALRGSGTTGTDRGKILWHVTLDPIVPADLVGELPILGPLQALALPVAPTLDVTFANGPGRFMEPLRATISARLGQGEVHEPGTVLRVASGLIRADAEMPDQADGAVTLRLLQADLKLRDAADPDRAATGPELHAHGTMSLDRLADPMRIRAAFSVDIPRIGFPGLAQYWPSQAAAGARKWITANITEGEARNLHVESTLAGDQGWSKLAETGRTGGFDASGLTLWWLRPIAPLHDMQARLTFQGTDAVLIEAPHAVMPVETKPDAPAGAHPIIVSAASMRIAGLNAKDQIATIKAHLSGSLPDLLAELSHPRLRLLSRHPLPFTDPAGHSETDLELELPLKNDISVEQLHVHAQSLMTDVHLGNVAAGRALDHANLSLSATADGLSLDGNGAIGGIESVLHYAMDFRGGPPEQVTEQAHVEGVVTTEAAKREGLDPSDNLDGSGRLAVGYVAHRNGLSEVSLGLDLTDLGVSTQVWSKARGRPADVSATIGLDQGHLVSIDRIHAAGPGLVVEARAAVADGRASQVVVGHFELGRSSGAGRIELPQGSGRKQAIRVSVKGPVLDLSTVIDSSRPKLAKAGPPARNTRRPPTVPQPWIADLAFDRVYVSPKTLLSGVTAHLQDDGRQIELARLDASGPTAMSVRLTPERGGRHLLGSTRDMGLLLQALGVTDALSGGTLRLDARFDDAAPGAPLSGTAEIGRFIVRDAPLAARILRNLSIYGWLTALPSPQLAVTRLVAPFSLVGNVVTLTDARAHSPAIGVTLQGPIDLGRQRLDLKGTVVPAWAINQLPGKLPIVGHLLSPETGGGVLAATLSIKGPFSGPDMHVNALSTLAPGFLRRLLFE from the coding sequence GTGCGGGAAGCTGGAAACCGGTCGCCATCCTGCCCGTCCCCATCCGACCTCGCGCACGGCGGCACGGTGACCCCGGTGCAGGAACATGGTCAAGCAGGGCGAGCGGCGGCTCCCCGTCCGCACGCGATGGTCCGTGCTGGATCTTCACTGGGTCACGGCCTGCTCCGGCTGGTGGTGCGGCCGCTGCTCGCCGTGCTGGTCCTCGGTGTGCTGGGCGTATTCGGCATCGCCCTGCGCCTGTCGTCCGGCCCGCTCGACATGACCTGGGCGGCGCATGTCTTCACCCCGGTCGAGCTCGGTGGAGAGACGAACGGACTGGTGCCGTTCGGCCACTCCTGGGGCGTTCTCGATATCGGCCGGGTCCGGCTGGACTGGCGCGGGTTCCATGACGGCAGGGGCGCGCCGGTCACGATACGGCTGGAGGACGTCACCATCAGGCGGCCGGACGGGCCGATCGTCGATCATGTCGATCGCATCCGGATCAGCCTGGCGGCGGTTCCCCTGCTGCGGGCGCAGCTGTCGATCATCGAGGTCGATGTGTCCGGAGCGCGCCTCAACCTCAGACGCGACGGCGTGAACGGGATCGGGATCGGGCTCGGTCCGGTGCAGCCGCGGCACACCGGCGGCAACTCCGGCCCGATGATGCGGTGGAACGAGCTGAGCCGGGTGCATGTGTCGGACATGCAGGTGGCTGTGCACGACCTGGTGGTCGGCCAGGACTGGACCGTGCGTGACGTCGAGATCGATGCGCGACCGCCGGGCGCAGTCACCGGCGGGTCCGGGGGAACATCGGACCAGGGGGGGATCGTCGGGCAATTCGGTGCGATCCTGCGCATCGCCGGGCGGCAGGCGGCGCTGCGCGGCAGCGGGACCACCGGCACCGATCGCGGGAAGATCCTCTGGCACGTCACCCTCGATCCGATCGTCCCGGCCGATCTGGTCGGCGAGCTGCCGATCCTGGGACCATTGCAGGCCCTGGCGCTGCCGGTGGCGCCGACGCTCGATGTGACCTTCGCGAACGGCCCTGGACGCTTCATGGAACCTCTCCGGGCCACCATCTCGGCCCGGCTCGGACAGGGCGAGGTGCATGAGCCGGGCACCGTGCTCCGGGTCGCGAGCGGCCTGATCCGGGCCGATGCAGAGATGCCCGACCAGGCTGACGGTGCCGTCACGCTGCGACTGCTGCAGGCCGACCTGAAGCTGCGCGACGCTGCCGATCCGGACCGGGCGGCGACGGGCCCGGAGCTGCATGCGCACGGCACGATGTCGCTGGACCGGCTCGCCGACCCGATGCGCATCCGCGCGGCATTCAGCGTCGATATCCCGCGCATCGGCTTTCCCGGCCTGGCGCAATACTGGCCGAGCCAGGCGGCGGCGGGCGCACGCAAATGGATCACCGCGAACATCACCGAGGGCGAGGCCCGCAACCTGCATGTCGAGAGCACCCTTGCCGGCGACCAGGGCTGGTCGAAGCTGGCCGAGACCGGGCGGACCGGCGGGTTCGACGCCAGCGGGCTGACCCTCTGGTGGCTGCGGCCGATCGCCCCGCTGCACGACATGCAGGCCCGGCTGACCTTCCAGGGCACCGACGCCGTGCTGATCGAGGCGCCGCATGCGGTCATGCCGGTCGAGACGAAGCCGGACGCTCCTGCCGGCGCTCACCCGATTATCGTATCGGCGGCATCGATGCGGATCGCCGGGCTGAATGCCAAGGACCAGATCGCCACCATCAAGGCGCACCTGTCAGGCAGTCTTCCCGATCTCCTGGCCGAGCTGTCGCATCCGCGTCTCAGGCTGTTGTCGCGACATCCGCTCCCGTTCACCGATCCGGCCGGCCATTCCGAGACCGACCTGGAGCTGGAGCTGCCGCTGAAGAACGACATCTCGGTGGAACAGCTGCATGTGCACGCGCAGTCCCTGATGACGGACGTCCACCTGGGCAACGTTGCCGCTGGCCGGGCGCTCGACCACGCAAACCTGTCCCTGTCGGCAACGGCGGACGGTCTCTCGCTCGATGGCAACGGCGCGATCGGCGGCATCGAATCGGTGCTCCACTACGCGATGGATTTTCGCGGTGGGCCGCCGGAGCAGGTGACCGAGCAGGCGCACGTCGAGGGGGTCGTCACGACGGAGGCTGCGAAACGGGAAGGTCTCGATCCTTCGGACAATCTTGACGGCAGCGGTCGCCTCGCGGTCGGTTACGTGGCACATCGAAACGGCTTGTCGGAGGTATCGCTCGGGCTCGACCTGACCGACCTCGGCGTCTCCACCCAGGTCTGGAGCAAGGCGCGCGGCCGACCTGCCGATGTGTCTGCCACGATCGGCCTGGACCAGGGTCATCTGGTGTCGATCGACCGCATCCATGCGGCCGGCCCCGGCCTGGTAGTCGAGGCGCGTGCCGCCGTTGCCGACGGGCGAGCCAGCCAGGTGGTCGTCGGTCATTTCGAGCTCGGTCGCAGCAGTGGCGCCGGGCGGATCGAGCTTCCGCAGGGCAGCGGCCGGAAGCAGGCGATCCGGGTCAGCGTGAAGGGTCCGGTGCTGGATCTCTCGACGGTGATCGACAGCAGCCGGCCGAAGCTGGCCAAGGCCGGACCGCCGGCTCGCAACACGCGGCGCCCGCCCACGGTGCCGCAGCCCTGGATCGCCGACCTCGCCTTCGATCGGGTCTACGTCAGCCCGAAGACCCTGTTGTCGGGTGTCACCGCGCACCTGCAGGACGATGGCCGGCAGATCGAGCTGGCGCGACTCGATGCGAGCGGCCCGACCGCCATGTCGGTCAGGCTGACGCCGGAACGGGGTGGACGGCATCTGCTCGGCAGCACGCGCGACATGGGGCTGCTGCTGCAGGCGCTCGGGGTGACCGATGCGCTGTCGGGGGGCACGCTTCGGCTGGATGCGCGCTTCGACGATGCGGCTCCCGGGGCACCGCTGTCCGGCACGGCAGAGATCGGCCGGTTCATAGTGCGCGATGCGCCGCTTGCCGCGCGGATCCTGCGTAACCTGTCGATCTATGGCTGGCTGACGGCGTTGCCGAGCCCGCAACTCGCGGTGACCCGGCTGGTCGCGCCCTTCAGCCTGGTCGGCAATGTGGTGACGCTGACCGATGCGCGTGCGCACAGCCCGGCGATCGGCGTGACCCTGCAGGGCCCCATCGATCTCGGCCGGCAACGCCTCGACCTGAAGGGGACCGTGGTGCCGGCCTGGGCGATCAACCAGCTTCCGGGTAAGCTGCCGATCGTCGGCCACTTGCTCAGCCCCGAAACAGGGGGCGGCGTGCTGGCGGCGACACTCAGCATCAAGGGCCCGTTCTCGGGGCCGGACATGCATGTGAACGCGCTCTCGACCCTGGCTCCGGGCTTCCTGCGCCGGCTCCTGTTCGAGTAG
- a CDS encoding LysR substrate-binding domain-containing protein, whose protein sequence is MRHLPPLNALRVFEVAARTGSYAEAASELGLTHGAVSRQIGALERWLGQRLFVKAGRRMVVTPIASVFAAEVSLSFHRLAEAAEACGRPGVRRILRVSAPTSFAMRWLIPRLRRFHAAHPDVEVAVTTVSAVHEELRGGFDVAVRQGVATDDAWPQHIAVPVLENADTLIMSPALFERRPISKPVDVEGHLLLASETRPGDWTDWLEAAGVSHLAGHDRQVFDHFFVTRQAVEDGIGIGIGPMPMLDIDIAAGRLMTPLPGIRVTRTGYVALRPRHLDNAALPATFVDWLAAEGFNRTACRPSCPDIP, encoded by the coding sequence ATGCGCCATCTGCCACCACTCAATGCTCTCCGCGTATTCGAGGTCGCAGCCCGCACTGGCAGCTACGCCGAAGCGGCGTCCGAACTCGGCCTGACGCATGGCGCGGTGAGCCGGCAGATCGGAGCCCTGGAGCGCTGGCTGGGCCAGCGTCTTTTCGTGAAAGCCGGCCGGCGCATGGTGGTGACGCCGATCGCCAGCGTGTTCGCGGCCGAGGTAAGCCTCTCCTTCCATCGTCTGGCCGAAGCTGCCGAGGCGTGCGGACGGCCCGGCGTGCGCAGGATCCTCCGGGTGAGCGCCCCGACCAGCTTTGCCATGCGCTGGCTGATACCGCGTCTACGAAGGTTCCACGCTGCACATCCGGATGTGGAAGTCGCCGTAACAACGGTCTCGGCGGTTCATGAGGAGTTGCGCGGCGGCTTCGACGTGGCGGTGCGGCAGGGTGTTGCAACCGACGATGCCTGGCCACAGCACATCGCCGTTCCGGTCCTCGAGAACGCCGACACGTTGATCATGAGCCCGGCACTGTTCGAGCGTCGGCCGATCAGCAAGCCTGTGGACGTCGAAGGGCATCTGCTGCTGGCCAGCGAGACACGACCTGGAGACTGGACCGACTGGCTCGAGGCGGCCGGCGTCTCTCATCTTGCCGGCCATGACAGGCAGGTTTTCGACCATTTCTTCGTCACCCGGCAAGCGGTCGAGGATGGAATTGGCATCGGTATCGGACCCATGCCGATGCTGGACATCGACATCGCTGCCGGACGGCTGATGACTCCCCTGCCAGGCATCCGGGTAACGCGGACCGGTTACGTGGCTCTGAGACCTCGTCACCTGGACAATGCAGCCCTGCCCGCTACCTTTGTCGATTGGCTGGCGGCCGAAGGATTCAACCGGACGGCTTGCCGCCCATCGTGCCCGGACATCCCGTAG
- a CDS encoding MFS transporter yields the protein MQIIDPTHDTRRATAPGPSPRSRNLLAACLAHALHDGYTDGLYAFMPVWQAEFGLSYAGLAVVRALYYGTMGGLQLPGDMVLRRLSPRSTLALSTLIASAGFLIMALPFGFAGLCVGLIVAGLGSSIQHPRASQLVTDTYGGASRGPLSIYNFSGDIGKATLPAIAALLLPLLAWRPVIGMMAALGLAATFGLLFLAPARFPVARGAAEKSGVDRRSAGFTLLTSIGALDTATRMGYLLFLPFLIHGRGGTSATVGIGLALLFIGGALGKAACGRLGQYLGVAGTVLATEAATAILMTTTLFMPLMPMLVILPLLGIFLNGTSSVLYGTVPELAPNGNTGRAFAIFYTSVIGSGGFAPILYGAIADHSNQTVGILTAAATAALIIPLVLALRPFLKSP from the coding sequence ATGCAGATTATCGACCCGACACATGACACCCGCCGGGCGACGGCGCCGGGCCCGTCACCGAGATCGCGCAACCTGCTGGCCGCCTGCCTCGCCCATGCCCTGCATGACGGCTACACCGATGGTCTCTATGCGTTCATGCCGGTCTGGCAAGCGGAGTTCGGCCTCTCCTATGCCGGTCTCGCCGTCGTGCGTGCGCTCTATTACGGAACCATGGGAGGCCTGCAACTGCCGGGCGACATGGTGCTGCGACGCCTGTCGCCACGGTCGACGCTGGCACTTTCCACCCTGATCGCGTCTGCGGGCTTCCTGATCATGGCACTGCCGTTCGGCTTTGCCGGCCTCTGTGTCGGGCTGATCGTGGCCGGGCTGGGATCGAGCATTCAGCATCCGCGCGCGTCGCAACTGGTTACCGATACCTACGGGGGAGCGTCGCGCGGGCCGCTCAGCATCTACAACTTCTCGGGTGATATCGGGAAGGCAACGCTCCCCGCCATCGCCGCCTTGCTCTTGCCGCTCCTCGCCTGGCGTCCGGTGATCGGTATGATGGCAGCGCTCGGACTGGCCGCAACATTCGGGCTGCTGTTTCTGGCACCGGCGAGATTCCCGGTCGCCCGAGGTGCTGCGGAAAAGTCCGGAGTGGATCGACGAAGTGCGGGTTTCACTCTGCTGACCTCCATCGGCGCGCTCGATACCGCGACACGCATGGGATATCTGCTCTTCCTCCCGTTCCTCATCCATGGCCGAGGCGGGACATCGGCGACGGTGGGCATCGGTCTCGCGTTGCTTTTCATCGGCGGTGCGTTGGGCAAGGCGGCCTGCGGCCGGCTCGGACAATATCTGGGCGTCGCAGGCACCGTCCTCGCAACCGAAGCTGCGACCGCGATCCTGATGACCACGACCTTGTTCATGCCCTTGATGCCGATGCTGGTGATTCTCCCGCTGCTCGGCATCTTCCTTAACGGGACGTCATCCGTGCTCTACGGGACGGTCCCGGAACTGGCGCCGAACGGTAATACCGGAAGAGCCTTCGCCATCTTCTATACCAGCGTGATCGGGTCGGGCGGCTTCGCGCCGATCCTCTACGGTGCGATCGCAGATCACAGCAACCAGACTGTCGGTATCCTCACCGCGGCGGCGACCGCGGCGCTGATCATTCCCCTGGTGCTCGCGCTAAGGCCGTTCCTGAAATCGCCCTGA
- the parS gene encoding type II RES/Xre toxin-antitoxin system antitoxin, producing MPLGSVKTMPRNSPIERIATGRDLIAQVRSGLPVEIVDAVVKDGWLTLTELDGIVLPRKTLSHRRKLGALTPDQSDRLARVARIIVMARETFGEDERAKTWLRRPTTALGGEAPLQILDTDQGTREVETLLGRISHGIAA from the coding sequence ATGCCGCTCGGTTCGGTCAAGACGATGCCCCGCAATTCCCCGATCGAGCGCATTGCGACCGGCCGTGACCTGATCGCGCAGGTGAGGTCGGGCCTCCCGGTCGAGATCGTCGATGCCGTGGTGAAGGATGGCTGGCTCACCCTGACCGAACTGGACGGCATCGTGCTGCCGCGCAAGACCTTGTCGCACCGTCGCAAGCTGGGCGCCCTAACGCCTGACCAGTCCGACCGGCTGGCCCGGGTCGCGCGCATCATCGTCATGGCGCGCGAGACGTTCGGCGAAGATGAGAGGGCCAAGACCTGGCTCCGCCGTCCAACGACGGCGCTTGGTGGTGAAGCCCCATTGCAGATCCTCGATACCGACCAGGGTACCCGCGAGGTCGAGACCCTGCTCGGACGGATTTCGCACGGTATCGCCGCCTGA
- the glgX gene encoding glycogen debranching protein GlgX, translating to MSRRTLRAPRISEGLPFPLGATWDGLGVNFALFSANATKVELCLFDQAGKQETARIELPEYTDEIWHGYLPDARPGTIYGYRVHGAYAPDAGHRFNPNKLLLDPYALAHIGELRHVPEIYGYEIGHADGDLSFDTRDSAAFVPKCRVIDPAFTWGRDRRPKVPWESTIFYETHVRGYTIRHPALRFGQGGTFVGLGAEEVVSHLKDLGVTSIELLPIHMFADEGHLAATGLSNYWGYNTLGFFAPDPRYASGLGSHVSEFKAMVARLHEAGLEVILDVVYNHTAEGNEMGPTLSFKGIDNTSYYRLLPGQERNYINDTGTGNTLNLSHSRVLQMVTDSLRYWVTEMHVDGFRFDLATILGRESYGFDEGGGFLDSCRQDPVLSDVKLIAEPWDCGPGGYQVGGFPPGWAEWNDSYRDTVRAFWRSEASVAELAQRLCASADKFNRRGRRPWSTVNFITAHDGFTLHDIVSYNEKHNEANGENNQDGTSNNSSWNCGAEGETDDPAVLALRDRQMRNLMATLLLSQGTPMILAGDEFGRTQSGNNNAYCQDNDISWVDWSRLEQFSGFYQFVKRLIRLKNDYPILRRQRFMTGDFDEDLGVRDVTWINSTGEVMRPQDWNDPSVRCFGMLMDGRAKTSGIRRPGTDATLLMVLNGSHDEVEFVMPPCSGGMHWHLILDTNRPSMTSGRAYAIGTSSDVVGRSLMLFKLES from the coding sequence ATGAGCAGACGTACGCTCCGGGCCCCACGAATTTCCGAGGGCCTGCCGTTTCCCCTGGGCGCGACCTGGGATGGGCTCGGCGTCAATTTCGCCCTGTTCTCGGCCAATGCGACCAAGGTCGAGCTCTGCCTGTTCGATCAGGCCGGGAAACAGGAAACCGCGCGGATCGAGCTGCCGGAATATACCGACGAGATCTGGCATGGCTACCTGCCGGATGCCCGTCCCGGTACGATCTATGGCTACCGGGTTCATGGTGCCTATGCACCCGATGCCGGCCACCGTTTCAACCCGAACAAGCTGCTGCTCGACCCGTACGCGCTCGCGCATATCGGCGAGCTGCGTCATGTCCCGGAAATCTACGGCTACGAGATCGGCCATGCCGACGGCGACCTGTCGTTCGACACCCGGGACAGCGCCGCCTTCGTGCCGAAATGCCGGGTGATCGATCCGGCCTTCACCTGGGGACGCGACCGCCGGCCGAAGGTGCCGTGGGAAAGCACGATCTTCTACGAGACGCATGTGCGCGGCTACACCATCCGCCACCCCGCGTTGAGGTTCGGCCAGGGTGGTACCTTCGTCGGGCTCGGCGCCGAGGAGGTGGTGTCGCATCTGAAGGATCTCGGCGTCACCTCGATCGAGCTGCTGCCGATCCACATGTTCGCCGACGAAGGCCACCTCGCGGCGACCGGGCTCAGCAACTACTGGGGCTACAACACGCTCGGCTTCTTCGCGCCCGATCCGCGCTATGCATCCGGCCTCGGCAGCCACGTCTCCGAGTTCAAGGCGATGGTGGCACGCCTGCACGAGGCCGGCCTCGAGGTCATTCTCGACGTGGTCTACAACCATACCGCGGAGGGCAACGAGATGGGCCCGACGCTGTCGTTCAAGGGCATCGACAATACGTCGTACTACCGGCTGCTGCCCGGGCAGGAACGCAACTACATCAACGATACCGGCACCGGAAACACGCTCAACCTGAGCCATTCGCGCGTGCTGCAGATGGTCACCGACAGCCTGCGCTACTGGGTGACCGAAATGCATGTCGACGGGTTCCGCTTCGACCTCGCCACCATTCTGGGCCGCGAGAGTTACGGCTTCGACGAGGGTGGCGGCTTCCTGGATAGTTGCCGCCAGGATCCCGTACTTTCCGATGTGAAGCTGATCGCCGAGCCGTGGGATTGCGGGCCCGGTGGCTACCAGGTCGGCGGGTTTCCACCGGGCTGGGCGGAGTGGAACGACAGCTACCGCGATACCGTGCGGGCATTCTGGCGCAGCGAGGCGTCGGTGGCCGAACTGGCGCAGAGGCTGTGCGCGTCCGCCGACAAGTTCAACCGGCGCGGTCGCAGGCCCTGGTCGACGGTCAATTTCATCACCGCCCATGACGGCTTCACGCTGCACGACATCGTTTCGTACAACGAGAAGCACAACGAGGCGAACGGCGAGAACAACCAGGACGGCACCTCGAACAATTCAAGCTGGAACTGCGGTGCCGAGGGCGAAACCGACGATCCGGCCGTGCTGGCCCTGCGTGACCGGCAGATGCGCAACCTGATGGCGACGCTGCTGCTGAGCCAGGGCACGCCGATGATCCTGGCCGGCGACGAGTTCGGTCGCACGCAGTCGGGCAATAACAACGCCTATTGCCAGGACAACGATATTTCGTGGGTCGACTGGAGCCGGCTGGAGCAGTTCTCCGGTTTCTACCAGTTCGTGAAGCGCCTGATCCGACTCAAGAACGATTACCCGATTCTGCGCCGGCAACGGTTCATGACCGGTGATTTCGACGAGGATCTCGGTGTGCGCGACGTCACCTGGATCAACAGCACCGGCGAGGTGATGCGTCCGCAGGACTGGAACGATCCGTCGGTACGCTGCTTCGGTATGCTGATGGATGGTCGCGCCAAGACCAGCGGCATACGCCGTCCCGGTACCGATGCGACCCTGCTGATGGTGCTGAACGGCAGTCACGACGAGGTGGAGTTCGTCATGCCGCCCTGCAGCGGCGGCATGCACTGGCACCTGATCCTGGACACCAACCGGCCGAGCATGACCTCGGGCCGGGCCTATGCGATCGGCACCAGCAGCGATGTCGTCGGTCGGTCGCTGATGCTGTTCAAGCTGGAGAGCTGA